Within Actinomycetota bacterium, the genomic segment CGCGCTGGCCTTCTGGTGGTGGTCGCTGCAGCCCAGCATGCTGCCCCGGACCCCGTCCGCCCAGGGGGCGGTGAGCGGGCTGTCGGCGGCCGTCGGGTACCTGCTGGGGACGCTGGCCGGCTACGGCGTGGCGGCGCT encodes:
- a CDS encoding alpha/beta-hydrolase N-terminal domain-containing protein, translating into MRTQRHHHQAGGLAVALAFWWWSLQPSMLPRTPSAQGAVSGLSAAVGYLLGTLAGYGVAAL